The window GCAGAAACAAAACCGCAGTTATAAATCGCAGtaatatgatatttttattacTGCAGTATTTAAAATCGCAACAATAGAGGATACTGTAACTGTGGAAACAAAACCATAGTTAAAAATCGTAGtaatatgagatacttattACTACGGTATTTAAGACTGTAGCAACAGAGGACCCTGTAACTGCAGAAACAAAACCGCAGTTAAAAATTGCAGTACAATGGGGTACTTATTGCTGCAATTTTAAATACCGTAGCCACAGAGGACCCTGTAACTACGAAAACCAATCCGCAGTTAAAAGTCTCAATAGTATATGATACTTATTGCTGTGGTATTTAAAATCGCAGTAACAGATGACCCCTATAACTGTGGAAACAAAATCGCAGTGAAAAATCGCAGtaatatgagatacttattATTGCGGAATTCAAAACCGTAGTAAAAAGCGGACCCTATAACTACAGACACAAAACTGTAGTTAACAAGTGTAGTAATAGGGGATACTTATGGCTAAGGTATTAAAAACCGCACTAATAGAGGACCTTATAACGGCGGAAACAAAATCGTAGTTATATGAGATACTTATTGATGCGGTATTTAACATCGCAATAATAGAGGACCTTACAATTGCAGAAACATAATCTTAACAATCGTAGTTATATGAGATATTTATTGATGCTGTATTTAAAACTACGATAACTATATTTATCCCCCAACTTGTCAGCCCTAATTTCTCTACCTATCAAATAATATACTTTAACGGACGTCTAATTAAATGTAGGTCTACGACAACGTATATAAATAGTGGAGGAATGTGGTTGTGATATCTGAAATTTTCGTTTATTATTTTTACACGGTGGAGGAATTCCctcttgcatattttttttttttatttatttctaaaaaTGTGGGTCTCACATAAATAATACTTTTTTTAAAACACATATTGGTGTAGTGTGCAGATTTCTCTCCACACCGTCTGTGTGGAAATCCTctcccaaattaaaaaaaaaaaatatttgtagaGCCCTCACTTTTTGTACGGGTGTGCGTACATGTGTAGATCTTTTGCCTAGTtgcgtaagggtgtcaattcattccagaaccaaaattgaaaccagaccgaatAAGTCAAACTGAATTTCAGAACCAAATCCAAACATATTTTGGATACTAgtttattataatatattaatataggGAGAAATAATGCTACCTAGTCACATGCAGGGCAAGGCCCCTACATCTAGACACAGTGCCACACGAAATGAACTCCTCATCtccatgaaaggcggaaatccttGAGGACGTGACACGccctgtgtttgggtgcagggtCCACACGCTGGACcggaccaggtagcgttctctttcccattaatatattattgtatattaatacattatactctaccaaaaaaaatatcaatacattataatatagatatatatatatagtatacattatattaatattattattagattttataataataataatatatactatattataatattatagtataatatattattttatatactGTATATTAGAGTATAGGAACCAAGCCGAATCGTATAAGAACTGATGTTCAGAACCGAATAAAAACCAAGTCGAACCGTACCGAGCAATTCGATTTAAGTTTGAATCTCAAAATCCAAATCGATTTACACCCTTAAAGTTGCTTATACCTTTACATTGATAAAGTTGTATATACCTTTCTACCCATAAAAACAAATGCTTATACCTTTTTGAATTCCCATACCCAGCCATCGTTTGtggaattggtatcggattggCTGATTCGTATCGATATCGGTGGAGACCGATATTGATTCCTAAGTGTGTTAAACGGTCtagtttcggttaaatggttcggttccgTTCAAaccatttaagtaaatggtCTCGCTTTTGAAACaataaccgaaccatttattaaacggtttaacGTTTCATTTTTAAACGGTTCACTTCAGCTCAAGCCGTTTACCTAAATggcctcaattttgaaaccataaccgaaccgtttattaaatggtttcacggCTTAAAGAGTTCGATTCGGCTTCGTTAAAcaatttcggtttgattttgacaccctgaCCAATCCATATAAGCAGATCGGtaagaaaaagggtaaaaatataaaaaaaaatctgatttttggaAGAATACAGGGCTATATCTATTCGATCAAAACCGTTACAGACCGATCTAAATCGGTGTCGAGATCGATACATTACTAAATCCATGTACCtgctttttaattaatttttttgggtaagtaaATCCAAGTACACGGTGGTAGGTTAATAGCACGATCTCATTCTcttagtgttttttttatttattgggagatctcattttattttgataaactCAATTTACCCTTTGAGTTTCCCTCCTCACCCCGCTTCCTCTTGTATTTCCCCGCTCAAATTCGATCTCTGCTACAGCCCAACGTCCACGATGCATCCATCCTCCCGCGAAATCCGTTCATTATCTCCGACTTCCACTTTCATCCCTACTAAATCTCCTCTGGTTTACTTAAGAGATAGTTTTCTCAATCTTCTCAATCGTTTGAGAGTTCTCTTTCACTccttctctctgtttttctgCCTGTCGCTCACTTTCCCTAGATTAGTTTTATGCAAATTTCCTCCGAGAGAAAATAGTTCTAGCACAAACCTGTAGGATTTCTTGTTCGGTGGCTTTTTTGGAACTCGATTGGAGACTCATTATTGTctggggtaatttttttttctctctctctctctctctctctctctctgattttgaACGAATactaacatttttatttttgcaaatcCCTTACCAGAGTTTTATCTGCAATCTGTGGAAAAATTGCTCTTGTCGGACTGTTCTTGGAGACTCTCACAAGCTACCAGGTACTCCTTTCGTTGGTTTAAATTCTGAGATTTGTAGATTCTAAGAAATCAAACCTgcattttgatttttggatttGCTGAGGAAGCTTCGTGATCTTAGAGAGTACTCCTTTATTAGCTTGTAGAAGAATGATTCCGCTTGTTTTAGCAATTTAGCAGGTGTATCATATTCCACTACACTACCTGCTCACAGAAGAataagttaattttttttgtttgctaaaATAGAATCAATTACTAATTTAAATGTCTGCTTTTTCAtttgttcaatttcaattttttacctGGTCAATTAAAGCTTACCTTCACTGAGAACTAGAACAAGATCACTGTCTATAACCGTATGTACAACTTTAGGATCTTTGAACTCCCAGCTTACGACCTTCTGAATCACACCATCAGTTGCAGAGTGAACAGAGGTTGTGGCTTCATCTAAAACAAGAATGCTGCTTCTCTTTAGTAAGGCTCTTCCAAGACATAATAGCTGCCTCTGTCCCACACTCCTATTCTCCCCATTCTCCACCACTGTGACAACTATATTTAtagctgtgtgtgtgtgtgtgtatgcgTTTTGTTTGTTTAGCATTGAAACACTCCCAAAACGTGATCATTGGAAAAGCATTTCTAGGAATGCAAATGCCATGGGTATAAGAATATGATTATTCCATACTGTTCATGACTGTTTTGTACATTAAAGCTGCAATGCATCATGCATGTAATTTTTTGATTAGAGTATGGTTCCTATAAGCTCCAAATTAGAAGTAAAAAGAGGATGCATGTACCATGCCTTGGTTGTTAGTCCTGGGAATTTCatattgttctctctctctctctcacacacacacacacacacacacacacagaggcaCACATCTATCCACTGTTTCAGCAAAGGTTTTGATGGTTGGGGTCTCTACCCTGCAACGCTTGTCtcatcctttttatttttaattcttcttctgtTAGCAATATAATCCAAGGATGATTCTTTCATAGACAAAATGCATTTCATTTTGGGGGATACAAAGGAGGAAATTTTGTTGCTGACTTGCCTGAATGAGGACCTCATTCCTTTATGGGTCATAAGCTGAAGTTATTTGAAAGATCATTCTAATCATAAGCTGTAGTTATCTGGAAGATCTCTCTTAAACACCCCCACCCAAGTTTGCTCTGTACTCTACCCTGCATCGGTagatcttttcatttataaaaatttgATTAAGAAAGACAAGTACTCTTCAGTTTTTTCTTCCAGTTGACACCCTTCATTAAAGGGCCCTTCCCAGCATTGTACTTCCTTATTCTGTTCTCAAGGTGCTTGGAAGAAAAGCCTGTTTTGTCTCTTCTCCTTAAATCTTAGCAACCCCACCATCCTCTGCTGATTCTTCCTTCCTCATTCTGTTGGTCCCCGACTCTCTTCTCAGCCTATCATCTCTTCACACTCTCTCAGACATgcactggggggggggggagagagttATGATGTCTTTTTTAGGCCAGTTATTCCCAAATTTACTAACAAAGGTTGGACTGCTGATCTCCAACCCGAAACTCTGATGTCTGATCCAGTGTTTAAACATTGCTTGAGATGCCTTCATCTGTATTCTAATTGACACCTGCATATCCTTTTGCAAATTAAGGGTTGAAATGCCTTCCAAACACACCTTAACATATTTATGTTCTTGTTGAAGTTTATGTCCAGCGGCAGGGTACTTTTGTTGCCCCCTTTTATTTTACAGCTGTTACTTTATATCAAATTTTTAATTTCAAGAATTGGACCTATAATCTCTGTGAAATTAAtgtttgagaaagaaaaatgatccaAGAATAGGCTTAGTCACACCGAGAATCGCATACAAAAAACTAAGCTGAATAATTAAACTTCAGAGATTATGGGTCAAAAATGGGTTACAGTTGATATATTGTAGTCAAtgggtgtgctttaaaatataggtaaacgtcagggggtggtgttgataatttttctttttatttttaactgttATTTACTTTGAGAATAATCATtggttatctatatttgtgTGATAGGTACTTAATCTCTATAGTGGTCACGATGAGTCAACACTACAAGGGAATCACTCTTCTGTAGCGAATCGTAATGCTTCTTCATCTCAACAAGGTAAACTGATATACAATTTATGGTTTAGTCATCCgtatttattaaatgattgttAACTGTTAATTTTATTACTATTGATTACAAGAACTATccaacaaattcaaaattttgtcaATCAAGGAGGTGGTAAGACAATTGCAGAGTTCCCTAATAGTATAAAGCTTGGGAGGCACGAACCCAATCAAGATCCGAACAAGGAGCATTCAACTACTAGTCTagtctagttttttttttttttggggggggcaAACAATATGAATTATTGGAGTTGAGTTTTATAGGATAAGATTGTTAATTTATCAGGTATTTTGAATTTAAGTGATTCAGATGATGaacatgattttaattttagatgATAAACAagatttatgcatttatatgtATTTGGGATGATAAATAGTTGTTATCTATTTTGCATTGAATGGATTATGTGGATGCAAGAAATaggtgtgtgtgtatatatatgcaGCTAATATCCGTAGCACAACAATC is drawn from Telopea speciosissima isolate NSW1024214 ecotype Mountain lineage chromosome 1, Tspe_v1, whole genome shotgun sequence and contains these coding sequences:
- the LOC122654022 gene encoding putative ABC transporter C family member 15; translation: MLNKQNAYTHTHTAINIVVTVVENGENRSVGQRQLLCLGRALLKRSSILVLDEATTSVHSATDGVIQKVVSWEFKDPKVVHTVIDSDLVLVLSEGSVVEYDTPAKLLKQAESFFYKLIKEYSLRSRSFLSKSKNQNAGLIS